Within the Sporosarcina luteola genome, the region TCCGGTTTTGAACGAACAAGAGTCGTTCAATTGTCTGGTGACGACGGCGAAGAGGTCACACCCGTTCCCATACCGAACACGGAAGTTAAGCTCTTCAGCGCCGATGGTAGTAGGGGGCTTCCCCCTGTGAGAGTAGGACGTCGCCGGGCAACCCAATCCTTTTCGATAAGAATGTCTATAGGTTAGAATTGATCAAGTAAATGAATTTGCAGTTAGCGAACCTTGCATTCTATCGGAAAGTATACATATTAATGGTCCCGTGGTGTAGCGGTTAACATGCCTGCCTGTCACGCAGGAGATCGCCGGTTCGATCCCGGTCGGGACCGCCATTTTAATTTAACCTTGTCAACCGATTATGGATTTATTCCAGAGTCGGTTTTTTATTATTTATATTTACAAAAAATCCTCCAAACCTCATAGCTTTCGAAATTGGCGTATTTTCGGTACACTAAAGCAAAGTGGAGATGAAAGGAACATACGATGACTATAGAATTCAATGTTCATTCCCTAGAGGAGACTGAACACATCGCGAATATATTGGCAGGCTTGCTATCGCCTCCAGACGTTGTGACGTTGGAAGGCGATCTTGGTGCTGGAAAAACGACGTTTACAAAAGCGCTAGCGCGTAGCCTTGGCGTCACACGGACGGTGAACAGTCCGACATTTACAATCTTGAAACAATACGAAGGCAATGTCCCTTTCAATCATTTGGATGTCTATCGATTGGCGGACAGTGATGAGGATCTCGGTTGGGACGAGCTGTTTTATGGGGACGCGGTGTCCGTCGTTGAATGGGCACATTTAATAGAAGCTGATTTGCCGGAAGAACGCTTGGATATCCAGATACAGCATACAGGGGAAACTTCGAGAAAGATTGTACTGATTCCTAAAGGGGAACGTTTTGAAAAGATTTGTGAGGCGATGACGTTATGATATGGTTAGGAATAGATACGGCGAACACGCCTTTGTCTGTTGCGATTGTTAAGGACGGAGCCATTTTGGCTGAGGTGAATTCTTCAATGGCTGTCAATCATTCGCTGCGTGCGATGCCGGTGATTGAGGAATTGTTTGCGACGGTGCAGCTGCAGCCTAAAGATATTGATGCGATTGCAGTGTCGGAAGGACCTGGATCTTATACAGGTGTCCGCATCGGTGTAACAATAGCAAAGACATTGGCTTGGACGTTGAAGAAGCCTTTGTTTGGTGTCTCAACCTTGAAGGTGCTTGCCGCGAATGCTTTTTATTTTGACGGGTTGATCTGCCCGATTGTGGACGCGCGAAGGAATAATGTGTACGCAGGGGTATATGAATTCGTGGATGGCGGATTGACCGCCATCGCGGAGGATGGGCATTTTGCGATTGAAAATCTGATGGATGTTTTAGCAAGCAAGGAGCGACCTGTCCTTTTTGTCGGCAAGGATGTTGCCATGCATGAAGAGCTCATGAAGGAAAGGTTACAGGAGAATGCCGTCATTGCTCCGTTCCCGATGCAGCTCCCGCGGGCATCTGCGTTGGTTTTCATCGCGCAGCAAGATGGATTGGAAGAGAATACACATGCATTTACGCCGGAATACCGCCGTATCGCTGAGGCGGAGGCGAACTGGCTGATGCAGCAACGGAAGGAAAAGGGCCGTGAATAACACCATATCATATCGGAAGATGACGTTGGAAGATATTCCAGCGGTCGTTGAAATCGAGCAGGAGGCGTTTGCGACGCCATGGACGCAAGAAGTCTTCGAACATGAGATGACTGGAAATGATTATGCCCATTACATTGTCGCAGTTTCGGATGATGAGGTGATTGGGCATTGCGGGATGTGGGTTGTGCTGGATGAGAGCCATATTACGAATGTGGCGGTGAGGACGCATATGAGGGGCCATGGGATTGGTGAGGCGCTTATGCGGAGGGCGATGGAGTTGTGCAAGGCGAATGAAGTGAGACTGATGACGCTTGAAGTGCGCGTGAGCAATCATACGGCGCAGAACTTGTATCGCAAGCTCGGTTTCCAGGATGGCGGCATACGGAAAAACTATTATACGGACGACCATGAAGATGCGCTCGTCATGTGGGTGGAATTGTGATGGATAAAGATATGTATATACTAGGAATTGAAACGAGCTGTGATGAGACGGCGGCTTCGGTCGTGAAGAACGGACATGAAATCATCTCGAATGTTGTTGCGTCGCAAATTCAGAGTCAGCAACGCTTCGGAGGAGTGGTGCCTGAAATCGCTTCGAGGCATCATGTTGAACAGATTACGCTCGTCATAGAGGAAGCGTTGGCTGTGGCAGACCTTGAGCCTTCTGATTTGGATGCAGTCGCTGTGACGGAGGGACCTGGGCTTGTCGGCGCTTTATTGATCGGCATCAATGCTGCGAAGGCATTCGCGTTTGCCAATGGGTTACCGGTCATCGGAGTCCACCATATTGCGGGACATATTTATGCGAATCAGTTGATGCAGCCGATGAAGTTTCCGTTGTTGGCGCTAATCGTCTCAGGAGGGCATACGGAATTGGTCCTTATGGAACAGCATGGGTCATTTAACTTGATCGGTGAAACGCGTGATGATGCAGCGGGGGAAGCGTATGACAAAGTGGCACGCGTCCTCGGGCTGCCGTATCCGGGAGGGCCGCATATCGATAAGCTTGCGCTTGAGAGCGATGAAGCGGTCGACTTTCCGAGAGCGTGGCTTGAGCCGGATTCGTATGATTTCAGCTTCAGCGGGTTGAAATCCGCAGTGATCAATTATAAGCATAATCTTGAGCAAAAAGGCGAAGAGGTCGTGCCTGCTCATGTGGCGGCGGGCTTCCAGCAAAGTGTCGTTGAGGTGTTGACAGAGAAAACGTTGAGGGCAGCGAAGGAATATGGCGTGAAGCAAGTCATCGCTGCGGGAGGCGTAGCTGCGAATAAAGGCTTGCGCGCTTCATTGGATGAAGTTTTTGAAAAAGAGGGGATACCTTTTTACGTACCTCCAATCTCGCTTTGCACGGACAATGCGGCAATGATTGCAGCTGCAGGTACTTCGATGTTCCAAAGTGGAAAGCTCGGTACGATGGAAATGAATGGCCGACCGGGCATGGAGCTTGCTTCATGGAATAGTGAGAATAAATGAGTAAATGAATGAAGGAAATCGTCGAGTTCTGACGATTTCCGTTTTTATTTGTCCCGAAATGAATCCGACTTGTCAAGAGGGAACATTCGTACTTATGCACAATTGTTGATAAGTTGTGGATAGTTCAAAGATTCGTGTGTATGACCGATTCATGTTTTGGATAACTGTGTTGGTAATCGCTACAGAAAATGTGGATAACGTGGATAACTATGTTCATATCCTATTATATCAACGTGTGGACTGTTGATAAGATTGTGGAAATCAAATGGATGGGATGTCGAAAACGGAAAAAAGCTGTCGAATGGCGTTCATTCCAGTCGACAGCTATTTTTAGGCTTCCAAATTCAATTTTTCGAGCTCTTCCTGCAAATTCAGCCATTCCTCAGAAAGGTTGTCGTGTTGCAGCTGGAGTTCGTCGATCTGTTCCTGCAGCTCCATCAGCTTTACATGATCGTCTGCAAAAACAGGATTCAGCAACTCTTCCTGCAGAACGGAGATTTCGGCATCCAATTTGCCGAGCGACTCTTCGATTTCCGCAATCGCCCTTGTCAATCGGCGCTCTTGCCGTTTAACTTCTTTATCCTCTTCATTCCGCCGGTTCTTCGGCTGGGCTTTTTGATTTGAAGCTGCTTGTTCTGCCTGCAGTTCCTCAAGCTCATTTTTCTTTTCAATGAAGTAATCGTAATCGCCGAGATACTCCGTAACGCCAATAGGGCCGACGTCAATCACTTTCGTAGCAATCCGGTTGATGAAGTAGCGGTCATGGGAGACGAAGAGGATCGTGCCTGGGAAGTCATCCAATGCATTTTCCAACACTTCCTTGCTGTCGAGGTCGAGATGGTTCGTCGGCTCGTCAAGCACGAGCGTATTCGATTTTTGTAGCATGAGTTTCGCTAATGAAAGACGCGCCTTCTCGCCGCCAGATAATGAAGCGACTGGCTTTTCGACGTCTTCTCCAGTGAACAGGAAACGCCCGAGTACTGAGCGGACATCCTTTTCATTCATCATCGGCCACTCATCCCATAACTCATGGAGAACTGTCCCCGTACCAAGGATTGTCGCTTGGTTCTGGTCATAATAACCGAACTGGACATTCGTTCCGTAGCGGATCGTCCCGTCAACCGGCTCCTGCCTTTTGACGATCGTTTTCAGCAATGTCGACTTGCCAATCCCGTTCGGACCGATGATCGCAATCCGGTCTCCTTTGTATGCATGCATGTTAATATGCTTGGAAACAGGTTTGCCGTCATAGCCGACAGCGATGTTATCCAATGTAAGCACATCGTTGCCGCTTGGCCGATCGATTGAGAAAGAAAAGCTTGCGGACTTCTCATCCCCATCTGGCGCATCCATCCATTCCGTCCGTTCAAGCTGCTTCCGGCGGCTTTTTGCCATCTTGGAAGTCGATGCGCGTGCGATATTCCGTTGGATGAAATCCTCGAGCTTCGCTTTTTCGCTCGTCTCGCGCTCATATAACTTCTTGTCCCGCTCATAGTTCTTCGCCTTTTCAACAAGATAGGCGCTATAGTTGCCGACATACTTCGTCACTTTCCGCCTCGACACTTCATACGTGATCGTCACGATCTGATCGAGGAAATAACGGTCATGGGAAACGATGAGGATCGCCCCTTCATAGGAGACGAGGTATTTTTCAAGCCAGCCGAGTGTCTCGATGTCCAAATGGTTCGTCGGCTCGTCCAAGATAAGGAGATCCGGTTTGCTGAGCAGCATTTTTGCAAGCGCCAACCGCGTTTTCTGTCCGCCTGACAACAGATTGACGTTCTTCTCGTAGTCTTCGGGATAAAAACGCATGCCATGCAGGACTGAACGCATATCTGACTCGTACTGATACCCGCCGGAATCCTTGAAGTCAATTTGCAATGCGTCATAATCCTTCATGACCCGCTCGTATTCTTGCGGATTCCCGTAAACGGTAGGATCCGCCATTTGTGCTTCGAGCTTGCGGAGCCTCTTTTCCATTTCAAGTAGCGGCCCGAAAACGGTCAGCATCTCATCCCAGATGTTGAGGGGGGAATCAATGCCCGCGTGCTGTTCAAGATAGCCTACCTGTACATCTTTCGGCATGATGATATCGCCAGAGTCCGCGGACATCTCTCCCGCAATGATTTTCAGCAATGTCGACTTGCCGGCACCGTTCCGTCCAACGAGCGCAACTCTGTCACGGTGCTGCACTTCGAGTCGGACATTATTCAATATGTCAGTTCCTGAGAACGATTTCGTAATTCCATTCACTTGTAATACGATCATTGAGCACACCTCTATTCCACTTTTAGTGTAATCGAATGGGCATGCCGGTGCAATCGTTGGCTTTACTTCAGCACGTATCTGGAGTACGATAAAATGAGCTCATTGCACGTACGTACAGGAGGTAAGAAATGGCTGAATCGACTCCAAGAGTTCCGCAGGCGACGTCTAAACGCCTTCCTTTATATTATAGATTCCTACAAAACTTCGCGAATGCCGGCAAGAAGCGAGTATCGTCCAGCGAATTGAGCGAGGCGATGAAAATCGATGCCGCGACGATCCGCCGTGACTTCTCCCATTTTGGAGCGCTCGGGCGCAAAGGCTACGGCTATGATGTGAACGACCTCCTTTTATTCTTCCGAAGGGCACTGAATCAGGATGAAGAGACGGATGTTGCATTGATCGGCGTAGGAAGCTTAGGAAACGCATTTCTTAAATATAATTTCCAGAAGAACCATAATACGCGTATTGTTGTTGCGTTCGACCCGAAGGCTCCGAAAGAAGGGAAGACGATTAGTAATATCCCGGTGTTTCATCCGGACATGATGGAAGAGAAGATTAAGGAATTGGGCATTAATCTTGTCATTCTCACCGTTCCGACGAGGGCGGCGCAGGAAATTGCGGATCGGATGGTCGATATCGGTGTAAAAGGAATCCTCAATTTCACCCCTGTCCGTCTGACAGCGCCTGACTGGATGCGCATCCATACGATCGATTTGTCGGTAGAGTTGCAGACATTGATTTATTTCATAAAAAATGACGAAAAAGATTCACAAATAGAGTGACCTGTTCAATAGTAATAGAAGTTGTTTTCATGTAAAATGGATTACATATGAAGGAGGTGTCCGAAATGGCTCCAGGAGTAACTAGTTTAATTCTAATCGCAATCATAGCATTGCTCATTTTTGGACCGAAGAAGTTGCCGGAGATCGGAAAAGCGTTCGGCTCTTCATTGCGTGAATTCAAATCAGCGACGAAAGGACTTGTGTCCGATGATGACGACACGGTCAAAAAAGTGGAAGACAAGAAAAATGATGTGCAATAAGTAAGGATGTCTGTCCGATGAAAGAGAAAAATTTAACAGTCATTGAACATATAGATGAAATTAGAAAACGACTGATGGTAATCGTCGTTTTCTTTGTTATTGCGGTAATCGGGAGCTTTTTCATCGCGAAGCCGATCATCAAGTTCCTGCAATCAGAGGCAGGATATGAGGAATTCCATGCGTTCAACGTAGTCGATCCGATAGCCCTGTACTTGAAGGTCATCATCTTCTTAGCGGTCGTCATCATTTCGCCGGTCATCATGTACCAGTTCTGGTCGTTCATTTCACCGGGGTTGCATGAGACGGAGCGCAAAGTGACGTTGAGCTATATCCCGTTCGCTTTTATGCTATTGCTCGTTGGAATTGCGTTTTCCTATTTTGTCCTTGTGCCGTTCGTCATGAATTTCATGAAGGAACTTTCCGCGGAGCTCGGCATAACGCAGACGGTCGGTATTAATGAATATTTCACTTTCCTGTTTCAAATACT harbors:
- the tsaE gene encoding tRNA (adenosine(37)-N6)-threonylcarbamoyltransferase complex ATPase subunit type 1 TsaE, yielding MTIEFNVHSLEETEHIANILAGLLSPPDVVTLEGDLGAGKTTFTKALARSLGVTRTVNSPTFTILKQYEGNVPFNHLDVYRLADSDEDLGWDELFYGDAVSVVEWAHLIEADLPEERLDIQIQHTGETSRKIVLIPKGERFEKICEAMTL
- the tsaB gene encoding tRNA (adenosine(37)-N6)-threonylcarbamoyltransferase complex dimerization subunit type 1 TsaB, translating into MIWLGIDTANTPLSVAIVKDGAILAEVNSSMAVNHSLRAMPVIEELFATVQLQPKDIDAIAVSEGPGSYTGVRIGVTIAKTLAWTLKKPLFGVSTLKVLAANAFYFDGLICPIVDARRNNVYAGVYEFVDGGLTAIAEDGHFAIENLMDVLASKERPVLFVGKDVAMHEELMKERLQENAVIAPFPMQLPRASALVFIAQQDGLEENTHAFTPEYRRIAEAEANWLMQQRKEKGRE
- the rimI gene encoding ribosomal protein S18-alanine N-acetyltransferase, with amino-acid sequence MNNTISYRKMTLEDIPAVVEIEQEAFATPWTQEVFEHEMTGNDYAHYIVAVSDDEVIGHCGMWVVLDESHITNVAVRTHMRGHGIGEALMRRAMELCKANEVRLMTLEVRVSNHTAQNLYRKLGFQDGGIRKNYYTDDHEDALVMWVEL
- the tsaD gene encoding tRNA (adenosine(37)-N6)-threonylcarbamoyltransferase complex transferase subunit TsaD, with product MDKDMYILGIETSCDETAASVVKNGHEIISNVVASQIQSQQRFGGVVPEIASRHHVEQITLVIEEALAVADLEPSDLDAVAVTEGPGLVGALLIGINAAKAFAFANGLPVIGVHHIAGHIYANQLMQPMKFPLLALIVSGGHTELVLMEQHGSFNLIGETRDDAAGEAYDKVARVLGLPYPGGPHIDKLALESDEAVDFPRAWLEPDSYDFSFSGLKSAVINYKHNLEQKGEEVVPAHVAAGFQQSVVEVLTEKTLRAAKEYGVKQVIAAGGVAANKGLRASLDEVFEKEGIPFYVPPISLCTDNAAMIAAAGTSMFQSGKLGTMEMNGRPGMELASWNSENK
- a CDS encoding ABC transporter ATP-binding protein, coding for MIVLQVNGITKSFSGTDILNNVRLEVQHRDRVALVGRNGAGKSTLLKIIAGEMSADSGDIIMPKDVQVGYLEQHAGIDSPLNIWDEMLTVFGPLLEMEKRLRKLEAQMADPTVYGNPQEYERVMKDYDALQIDFKDSGGYQYESDMRSVLHGMRFYPEDYEKNVNLLSGGQKTRLALAKMLLSKPDLLILDEPTNHLDIETLGWLEKYLVSYEGAILIVSHDRYFLDQIVTITYEVSRRKVTKYVGNYSAYLVEKAKNYERDKKLYERETSEKAKLEDFIQRNIARASTSKMAKSRRKQLERTEWMDAPDGDEKSASFSFSIDRPSGNDVLTLDNIAVGYDGKPVSKHINMHAYKGDRIAIIGPNGIGKSTLLKTIVKRQEPVDGTIRYGTNVQFGYYDQNQATILGTGTVLHELWDEWPMMNEKDVRSVLGRFLFTGEDVEKPVASLSGGEKARLSLAKLMLQKSNTLVLDEPTNHLDLDSKEVLENALDDFPGTILFVSHDRYFINRIATKVIDVGPIGVTEYLGDYDYFIEKKNELEELQAEQAASNQKAQPKNRRNEEDKEVKRQERRLTRAIAEIEESLGKLDAEISVLQEELLNPVFADDHVKLMELQEQIDELQLQHDNLSEEWLNLQEELEKLNLEA
- a CDS encoding redox-sensing transcriptional repressor Rex; protein product: MAESTPRVPQATSKRLPLYYRFLQNFANAGKKRVSSSELSEAMKIDAATIRRDFSHFGALGRKGYGYDVNDLLLFFRRALNQDEETDVALIGVGSLGNAFLKYNFQKNHNTRIVVAFDPKAPKEGKTISNIPVFHPDMMEEKIKELGINLVILTVPTRAAQEIADRMVDIGVKGILNFTPVRLTAPDWMRIHTIDLSVELQTLIYFIKNDEKDSQIE
- a CDS encoding twin-arginine translocase TatA/TatE family subunit, with translation MAPGVTSLILIAIIALLIFGPKKLPEIGKAFGSSLREFKSATKGLVSDDDDTVKKVEDKKNDVQ
- the tatC gene encoding twin-arginine translocase subunit TatC, with translation MKEKNLTVIEHIDEIRKRLMVIVVFFVIAVIGSFFIAKPIIKFLQSEAGYEEFHAFNVVDPIALYLKVIIFLAVVIISPVIMYQFWSFISPGLHETERKVTLSYIPFAFMLLLVGIAFSYFVLVPFVMNFMKELSAELGITQTVGINEYFTFLFQILIPFGVIFQLPIVLLFLSRLGILDPVKLVKIRKVAYFVLFVIAAFITPPDIMSHLLVTVPLFLLYELSIIICRVGYRKFLKAEEKRKLEEIKAEQQRQIDEVMGNMEK